The Arcanobacterium pinnipediorum genome includes a region encoding these proteins:
- a CDS encoding zinc-dependent metalloprotease, whose amino-acid sequence MKSFAPISRRLSASGSKMSQAHVHTLVADLKHATWRARDIVAETSHLNISPVPVKVVDRSRWIAGMSQSVRALLKRSGTEITLSNTQIKTIGFMVARRVLGHWDPYADQPKMYLIGPNIARFICEYNLNQKDMALWVVIHEYTHAAQFATAPWLADYIGDLIRRVLTIQSANIDTVIGQITAVMSLLEGHATYVSDLAYAYMSSPDHLAHAVKSSSRNNGALARALKNILGISAKEQQYRQGRAFVGAVVDAVGIDGLNKVWEDVHNVPTVNELHEPHLWVTRVHGEPGKEL is encoded by the coding sequence ATGAAGAGCTTTGCGCCTATCTCGCGCCGGTTGAGTGCCAGCGGGTCGAAGATGAGTCAAGCACACGTCCACACGCTCGTCGCTGATTTGAAACACGCTACTTGGCGTGCTCGAGACATCGTGGCGGAAACCTCTCACCTGAACATTTCGCCGGTGCCGGTAAAAGTAGTTGACCGCAGTCGATGGATAGCAGGAATGTCGCAATCGGTGCGAGCGTTACTGAAACGATCTGGAACAGAGATCACGCTATCGAACACGCAGATAAAGACGATTGGGTTCATGGTAGCGCGCCGTGTTCTAGGGCATTGGGATCCATACGCCGATCAACCAAAGATGTACCTTATCGGGCCAAATATTGCCCGCTTTATCTGCGAGTACAACCTCAACCAAAAAGATATGGCATTGTGGGTGGTGATCCATGAATATACTCATGCCGCCCAATTTGCTACCGCCCCGTGGCTCGCTGACTATATTGGTGACCTTATCCGAAGAGTATTAACAATCCAAAGCGCCAACATCGACACCGTCATTGGGCAGATAACGGCAGTGATGTCACTCCTAGAAGGACATGCCACCTATGTTAGCGACCTCGCCTACGCTTATATGTCCTCGCCAGATCACCTAGCACACGCGGTTAAATCGAGTAGCCGGAACAACGGTGCGCTGGCGCGCGCACTTAAAAATATTTTAGGAATCAGCGCAAAAGAGCAACAATACCGTCAAGGACGTGCCTTTGTAGGCGCCGTCGTCGACGCAGTTGGGATTGATGGGTTAAACAAAGTTTGGGAAGATGTGCACAACGTGCCAACCGTTAATGAATTACACGAACCACACCTGTGGGTAACTCGTGTTCATGGCGAACCAGGTAAGGAATTGTGA
- the tilS gene encoding tRNA lysidine(34) synthetase TilS — protein sequence MSGPHHLVNVSRTALRTALAHHRRDVPVIVAVSGGSDSMALAVTLAFIAPKLGLRALAICIDHGIRPESAAEAHTVRSRLAPFGIDVEIQRIAVSGKAGPEGNARQGRYDAIADYARRMGGPDQPGTVLLGHTQNDQAETVLLGFSRGSGAQSIAGMPQTGSLPLHPDIVMLRPFLGFSREDLRTICRQHNVEWIDDPSNELGGPWKTADGQELRRSALRHRVLPQLVQALGPGTIPAIARTAQLLQEDNTALEFYARNELAQSIVRRDPLTIECDRLAPLPQAVRRRCLKYAVEESQVRSGELVYWHIAGLDKLLTERKNNRGIDLPGVRAWRESNQLIFLPGKQSRHDSRSLSKSTESLSLEDS from the coding sequence ATGAGTGGTCCGCACCATCTGGTTAATGTCTCGCGTACTGCGCTACGAACTGCGTTAGCTCATCACCGGCGCGATGTTCCGGTCATCGTGGCCGTCTCAGGTGGTTCTGATTCGATGGCTTTGGCCGTGACCTTAGCGTTTATCGCACCTAAGTTAGGGCTACGTGCGCTAGCGATCTGCATCGATCACGGCATCCGGCCCGAATCTGCGGCCGAGGCGCACACTGTGCGTTCTAGGTTGGCTCCGTTTGGGATCGACGTCGAAATCCAGCGTATTGCGGTGAGCGGGAAAGCAGGGCCCGAGGGCAATGCCCGCCAGGGACGTTACGATGCGATCGCTGATTATGCTCGACGCATGGGTGGTCCAGATCAGCCAGGCACTGTGTTGTTAGGTCACACCCAAAACGACCAGGCGGAAACTGTGCTGCTAGGTTTTTCGCGCGGATCAGGAGCCCAATCCATCGCAGGCATGCCACAAACCGGCTCGTTACCACTGCACCCAGATATTGTGATGTTGCGCCCATTCCTCGGCTTTTCTCGCGAAGATCTACGAACGATTTGCCGCCAGCACAACGTCGAATGGATTGACGATCCCAGCAATGAGCTGGGCGGACCATGGAAAACTGCCGACGGCCAAGAACTGCGGCGCAGTGCACTGCGCCATCGAGTCCTACCCCAATTAGTCCAAGCTCTTGGCCCAGGAACTATTCCAGCTATTGCGCGCACTGCGCAGTTGCTCCAAGAAGACAACACGGCACTTGAGTTTTATGCGCGTAACGAATTAGCACAATCAATTGTGCGACGCGATCCGCTGACCATCGAATGTGACCGGTTAGCGCCACTTCCGCAAGCGGTTCGACGGCGATGCCTAAAATACGCCGTGGAAGAAAGTCAGGTACGTAGTGGTGAACTCGTCTACTGGCATATTGCAGGACTTGATAAACTGCTAACAGAGCGTAAGAACAACCGTGGCATCGATCTGCCGGGAGTGCGTGCGTGGCGAGAGTCTAATCAGTTGATATTCTTGCCGGGCAAGCAATCGCGGCACGATTCGCGGTCCCTATCTAAATCGACAGAAAGCCTGTCGTTGGAGGATTCATGA
- the ftsH gene encoding ATP-dependent zinc metalloprotease FtsH: MSTPEQETTQSDNHRKLEEFNSSGNPERRRRSQVPSQPEPKEPKNWRARWEEAKKLALEAEKKSTGKGKKPDANSKKPKRSIFGVIAVVLLVGTGLFWLFAPGGFTAVKTSEGIAVLESTEIAKERIEVTDGIQVVQVWLAKDFTPHSLEGDKGQPTKKIQFQFASAEAEWVQKLVADAQAKNGYNSVVPQQSVLGSILSLVLPLVIFFALLMWLLPKIQQGGMGAFGRVKKDGLEEDRPDTTFADVAGADEAVEELQEIEEFIDHPEKFHKMGAKIPRGVLLYGPPGTGKTLLAKAVAGEAGVPFFHISASEFVEMFVGVGASRVRDLFTKAKKIAPAIIFVDEIDAVGRNRGQGMGGGNDEREQTLNQLLVEMDGFDERANVIVIAATNRPDVLDPALLRPGRFDRQIAVAAPDLNGRAAILKVHAEGKPLAAGVELESIARRTPGFAGAELANLLNEAALLATRRGHTEIDDDDLDEAIDRVIAGPQRRTQVMNAQEKRMTAYHEGGHAVAAAALNHTDPVTKVTILPRGRALGYTMVMPTEDKYSVSRNELLDQLVYAMGGRVAEEIVFHDPSTGASNDIQKATDIARKMVMEYGMSAKVGSVRLVPDESDPMTRLGGGTSREYSEDLARVIDDEVRQLLETAHQEAWELMMKNRHVLDALAAALLDKETILEKELAEMFTDIVKAPPREQWLSSPHRPVSDLPAVPFPANLPAKSAADTTVVQPEVDPMDRQHGPEVSDE; the protein is encoded by the coding sequence ATGAGCACCCCTGAACAGGAAACGACGCAGTCGGACAACCACCGCAAACTCGAAGAGTTTAACTCTAGTGGTAACCCAGAACGCCGTCGTCGGTCACAAGTTCCATCTCAACCCGAGCCTAAAGAGCCGAAGAATTGGCGTGCCCGGTGGGAAGAAGCGAAGAAATTGGCGCTCGAAGCTGAAAAGAAATCCACCGGCAAAGGCAAAAAGCCCGATGCGAATAGCAAAAAGCCAAAGCGATCTATCTTTGGTGTGATAGCCGTTGTGTTGCTCGTTGGAACTGGCCTGTTTTGGCTGTTTGCTCCGGGCGGTTTCACAGCAGTGAAAACCTCTGAAGGCATTGCAGTTTTGGAAAGTACCGAAATTGCCAAAGAGCGCATTGAAGTAACCGATGGCATCCAGGTTGTCCAAGTTTGGCTTGCTAAAGATTTCACCCCACACAGTCTCGAAGGCGATAAGGGCCAGCCGACGAAGAAGATACAATTCCAGTTCGCTAGTGCAGAAGCTGAGTGGGTGCAAAAGCTCGTTGCTGATGCGCAGGCTAAGAATGGATATAATTCGGTTGTTCCACAGCAGTCCGTTCTAGGATCAATTCTCTCCCTCGTTCTTCCGTTGGTGATCTTCTTTGCGTTGTTGATGTGGCTGTTGCCCAAGATTCAGCAAGGCGGAATGGGAGCCTTTGGTCGCGTTAAGAAAGATGGTCTTGAAGAAGATCGCCCCGATACCACGTTTGCTGATGTGGCTGGTGCTGATGAGGCGGTAGAAGAACTCCAAGAAATTGAGGAGTTTATTGACCATCCGGAAAAGTTCCATAAGATGGGAGCGAAAATTCCGCGAGGCGTATTGCTCTATGGTCCGCCAGGAACGGGTAAAACCTTGCTCGCTAAGGCAGTGGCAGGTGAAGCTGGTGTGCCATTCTTCCATATTTCAGCCTCCGAGTTCGTCGAGATGTTTGTTGGCGTGGGCGCCTCGCGAGTGCGCGATTTGTTCACCAAAGCAAAGAAGATTGCTCCAGCTATTATTTTCGTTGACGAAATTGATGCTGTTGGACGAAATCGTGGCCAGGGCATGGGCGGTGGAAACGACGAGCGAGAACAAACTCTTAATCAGCTATTGGTTGAGATGGATGGTTTCGACGAACGCGCTAATGTGATCGTTATCGCTGCGACGAACCGGCCAGATGTTCTTGATCCGGCACTTTTGCGCCCGGGGCGTTTTGATCGACAGATCGCGGTAGCTGCCCCAGATCTTAACGGGCGTGCGGCTATTCTCAAGGTTCACGCTGAAGGTAAACCGTTAGCTGCGGGTGTGGAATTAGAGTCTATTGCGCGCCGTACTCCAGGATTTGCGGGCGCTGAGTTGGCGAATTTGCTTAACGAAGCCGCATTGCTTGCTACGCGCCGCGGGCATACTGAAATTGACGACGACGATCTAGATGAAGCTATCGATCGCGTTATTGCTGGCCCACAGCGTCGTACCCAGGTGATGAATGCACAAGAAAAGCGTATGACTGCGTATCATGAAGGTGGCCATGCTGTTGCAGCAGCGGCACTTAACCATACTGATCCGGTTACGAAGGTGACGATTTTGCCGCGTGGGCGCGCACTGGGTTACACCATGGTGATGCCTACTGAAGATAAGTACTCAGTGTCACGCAACGAGCTTCTCGATCAGTTAGTGTATGCGATGGGTGGACGCGTTGCTGAAGAGATCGTGTTCCACGATCCTTCTACGGGTGCCTCCAATGACATCCAAAAGGCAACTGATATTGCGCGCAAGATGGTGATGGAATACGGTATGTCTGCCAAGGTAGGATCGGTGCGCCTGGTTCCAGATGAGTCAGATCCTATGACTCGGTTGGGCGGCGGTACTTCGCGAGAGTATTCAGAGGATCTGGCGCGAGTGATCGACGACGAAGTTCGCCAGCTTTTGGAAACAGCTCACCAAGAGGCATGGGAACTGATGATGAAGAATCGTCATGTGCTCGATGCGTTAGCAGCTGCGTTGCTCGATAAGGAAACTATTCTCGAAAAAGAGTTAGCTGAGATGTTTACCGATATTGTTAAAGCGCCACCGCGTGAACAATGGTTATCATCACCGCATCGGCCCGTATCTGACTTGCCTGCTGTTCCTTTCCCAGCGAATTTGCCTGCAAAATCTGCAGCAGATACAACTGTGGTCCAGCCCGAAGTCGATCCGATGGATCGCCAGCACGGCCCTGAGGTTAGCGATGAGTGA
- the folE gene encoding GTP cyclohydrolase I FolE translates to MSEPELHVGRYAEEEVVDAVRRLLIAVGEDPSREGLVETPARMGRAYREIFAGLAQDPADVLNTTFDIQHQEMVLVRDISMYSMCEHHLLPFHGVAHIGYIPGSNGLVTGLSKLARLVEGYARRPQVQERLTSQIADALMERLHAQGAIVVVEAQHLCMSMRGVKKPGSRTVTSAVRGVLKDSATRAEAMSLIMANH, encoded by the coding sequence ATGAGTGAGCCAGAGCTCCATGTTGGCCGCTATGCAGAAGAAGAAGTAGTTGATGCAGTGCGGCGTCTTTTGATCGCTGTTGGTGAAGATCCTTCCCGGGAGGGCCTGGTTGAAACCCCGGCACGTATGGGACGCGCATATCGAGAAATTTTTGCTGGTTTGGCACAAGATCCGGCTGATGTTTTGAATACAACCTTCGATATTCAGCACCAAGAAATGGTTTTGGTGCGTGATATTTCGATGTATTCGATGTGCGAACACCACTTGCTTCCCTTCCACGGTGTTGCCCATATCGGCTATATCCCCGGCTCGAACGGCCTCGTCACTGGTCTTTCCAAGCTCGCTCGGCTAGTGGAAGGCTATGCGCGCCGTCCCCAAGTGCAAGAACGTCTCACCTCTCAGATCGCTGACGCACTCATGGAACGTTTGCATGCCCAAGGCGCAATTGTAGTTGTGGAGGCACAACATTTGTGCATGTCGATGCGTGGAGTGAAGAAACCAGGTTCGCGTACCGTGACCTCGGCTGTACGCGGCGTGCTAAAAGATTCTGCAACGCGCGCCGAAGCGATGAGTCTGATCATGGCTAACCACTAG
- the folP gene encoding dihydropteroate synthase, which yields MHLMGIVNVTPDSFSDGGKWDSAHEAIAHGRALIEDGASIIDIGGESTRPGAQPLTWEEEWDRIAEVVSELAEIGRERAVAISVDTYHSETARRAVNAGASIINDVTGGRAAPDMFDTIAQLSCDYILQHSRGTSATMNDLANYHDATSDVIDELLQARDRAVDSGISPERIILDPGIGFAKMGDTDWEILANIDHINALGHRVLVGVSRKRFIGRLVGDNYSDRDISTAAISGYLAQHAVWGVRVHDVHTSRLVLATLSAIQHHQTLAN from the coding sequence ATGCATCTGATGGGAATAGTTAACGTTACCCCGGATTCATTCTCCGATGGCGGGAAGTGGGATAGTGCCCACGAGGCGATAGCTCACGGTAGAGCGCTGATCGAAGATGGGGCAAGTATTATTGATATTGGTGGAGAATCGACTCGGCCAGGCGCGCAACCGTTGACGTGGGAAGAAGAATGGGATCGCATAGCTGAAGTTGTTAGCGAACTAGCTGAGATTGGACGCGAGCGCGCGGTAGCTATTTCAGTAGATACTTACCATAGTGAAACTGCGCGCCGGGCAGTTAATGCTGGAGCTAGCATCATTAACGACGTGACCGGTGGGCGGGCAGCGCCCGATATGTTTGATACCATTGCGCAATTATCGTGTGACTACATCTTGCAACACTCTCGCGGTACGTCCGCTACCATGAACGATCTGGCTAACTATCACGATGCCACCAGCGATGTTATTGATGAACTTCTCCAGGCCCGGGACCGTGCGGTTGATAGTGGAATTTCCCCCGAACGCATTATCCTCGATCCCGGAATTGGTTTTGCCAAGATGGGCGATACTGATTGGGAGATCTTAGCCAATATCGACCACATTAATGCGTTGGGGCACCGAGTTTTGGTGGGGGTATCGCGCAAACGATTTATTGGTCGACTCGTGGGCGATAACTATAGTGATCGGGATATCTCAACCGCTGCTATCTCTGGATATCTTGCCCAACATGCGGTTTGGGGAGTGCGGGTGCACGATGTTCACACCTCCCGCCTAGTTTTGGCTACGCTATCAGCAATTCAACATCATCAGACTCTGGCGAACTAA
- the folK gene encoding 2-amino-4-hydroxy-6-hydroxymethyldihydropteridine diphosphokinase, whose translation MALNDAIRLTGIRAYGTHGVLEVEHVQRQEFVVDVELLLDTDRAAHTDDISHTINYALVADEIVAVIEGEHCDLIETLAHRILNRIMDPRIVSAEVVVHKPHAPIEHPFSDVSVSIMREGPLFAEQQRNYVIAIGSNLDNPEEHVRRAIAELSDFGEWVDDVSSLYRTKPVLAPGQDTQPDYINAVVSITSPTPPMAMLEFLHMVEDSHGRQRSEHWGARTLDLDIINVSGITSDYPVLLLPHPRAHQRRFVLEPWLEIDPQAKLNGTAIAQLLDTVSDQHVVKVGFGDGN comes from the coding sequence ATGGCACTCAATGACGCAATTCGACTCACCGGGATTCGAGCATACGGGACTCATGGTGTGCTTGAGGTAGAACATGTTCAGCGCCAAGAATTCGTGGTGGACGTTGAACTCCTTTTAGATACCGATCGTGCCGCGCACACTGACGATATTTCACACACGATTAATTATGCACTCGTGGCCGATGAGATTGTTGCGGTTATTGAAGGTGAGCATTGCGATCTGATCGAGACGTTGGCGCATCGGATTTTGAATCGTATTATGGATCCACGCATTGTGAGTGCGGAAGTGGTTGTGCACAAGCCGCACGCACCGATTGAGCATCCATTTAGCGATGTTTCAGTCTCTATTATGCGCGAAGGACCATTATTTGCCGAACAACAACGCAATTACGTGATTGCGATTGGTTCGAATTTAGATAATCCAGAAGAACATGTACGCCGCGCTATCGCAGAACTCTCCGATTTTGGGGAATGGGTTGATGATGTTTCCTCGCTGTATCGCACTAAGCCAGTTCTAGCACCGGGCCAAGATACACAACCAGACTATATCAATGCTGTTGTTTCGATTACATCGCCAACACCACCGATGGCGATGCTGGAATTTTTACACATGGTTGAAGATTCTCACGGCCGCCAACGCTCCGAACATTGGGGTGCGCGCACGCTCGATCTGGACATCATCAATGTTTCAGGTATTACCTCTGACTATCCGGTGTTGTTATTACCGCATCCGCGTGCTCATCAGCGTCGTTTTGTGTTAGAACCTTGGCTCGAGATAGACCCGCAGGCGAAACTCAACGGCACTGCGATTGCGCAGTTACTAGACACCGTGAGCGATCAACATGTTGTGAAAGTTGGTTTCGGTGATGGAAACTAA
- a CDS encoding DUF3180 domain-containing protein — protein sequence METNEHYTLRPTTWLTLLSLFLVSGVTTFFVIDTWLSYGRAPILFPVVICFLPLIVAMLIVWQGWRVRAYSRGDRPLSMLSAARIWILSQAVSRTGTITAGICAGMTVSYLGYSYSDLMVDQAIIVGIAGLASLIMAGAGMLAESWCKTDDDDSLPPGATA from the coding sequence ATGGAAACTAACGAACATTACACTCTTCGCCCAACGACGTGGTTGACGCTATTATCGTTATTTCTCGTCAGTGGTGTGACGACTTTTTTCGTTATTGACACTTGGCTCAGCTATGGTCGAGCCCCGATTCTGTTTCCGGTTGTTATCTGTTTTCTACCGCTCATAGTAGCGATGCTCATAGTATGGCAAGGTTGGCGAGTGCGCGCCTATAGCCGTGGAGATCGCCCGCTAAGTATGCTCAGCGCTGCCCGGATTTGGATACTCTCCCAAGCAGTTTCGCGTACGGGGACGATTACCGCTGGGATCTGTGCTGGAATGACGGTTAGCTATCTGGGTTATAGTTATTCAGATCTCATGGTCGATCAAGCAATTATCGTAGGCATCGCCGGCTTGGCATCATTGATCATGGCAGGTGCCGGGATGCTCGCAGAATCGTGGTGCAAAACCGACGACGACGATTCCCTCCCGCCAGGAGCTACCGCCTAG
- a CDS encoding PH domain-containing protein, whose amino-acid sequence MNNRLLSHLDFTSVDPAFVKVSVIRHVLVWAIVAIAGISSVMLFADEHFSAMDIALLIGAVVLLIGAIWDIWLTMRRAKALGYLELDDELLVRKGIMFQEVTMVPYGRMQQVNLASGPLLRKFGLASVELVTASANSDASIPGLPLAEAERLRDKLTRLGQTKLEGL is encoded by the coding sequence ATGAATAATCGTTTGTTATCCCATTTGGATTTCACCTCGGTAGATCCAGCTTTTGTGAAAGTCTCTGTGATTCGCCACGTTTTAGTGTGGGCTATCGTAGCTATTGCTGGTATTTCTTCGGTTATGCTCTTTGCCGATGAGCACTTTTCAGCGATGGATATTGCGCTGCTCATTGGCGCGGTTGTGCTGCTCATTGGTGCTATCTGGGATATTTGGCTCACGATGCGTCGTGCTAAAGCACTCGGCTATCTTGAACTTGACGATGAACTTTTGGTACGCAAAGGCATCATGTTCCAAGAAGTCACGATGGTTCCTTATGGTCGGATGCAACAAGTGAATCTAGCTTCTGGCCCATTGTTGCGAAAATTCGGCCTTGCGAGCGTCGAATTAGTGACGGCCTCGGCCAACTCAGATGCTTCGATCCCAGGATTGCCACTTGCGGAAGCTGAACGATTACGTGACAAACTCACGCGCCTAGGTCAAACCAAACTGGAAGGTCTGTAA
- a CDS encoding PH domain-containing protein → MADKKALGENSVPVGAWRKFHKVTPVADAGTFWFGIISIAVIIVVQSIEDFINVLGFFVQLLTGFRLAMGLLVLLGVSAVFVGIGAVMWRHKSYAVVASGIHYRGGVVIKKYQHVRWDRIQSVEVEQKLFGRIFGFGSVKVEAAGFGEEPVDLGLLKVDQCHQLRTEILTGLARVREKPAEHSSDRAPVLSDGDSRVMADSSTDTEHLIYQLSTSRLVFSTVLTGHALFALAGLVAAGIWQFVFDNGLSIAFLFIILGSVFSSISYISTSYGTKLFVASTGLKSRHGLTKLVTRSLPPTRIHAVSIKQPLLWRRFDWWQIRVTVAGDSLKEAANDGNIGALVPCASREEVLAVVATIFPTLGSDNDAVLMNELMYRRGDSQYLHTPPRRARWIDPIAGTVGAYFANTEVFAIRRGRFWRQVQLIFQDHTQSTSLNQGPIQRFFGLASIGTHVLPGPCDGYVKNFDVDQMRELLIYENELTKQARAVEVSESIDEWKRRLGLIGADHRDDAGE, encoded by the coding sequence ATGGCAGACAAAAAGGCTTTAGGTGAAAATAGTGTGCCAGTAGGCGCATGGCGAAAATTTCATAAAGTCACGCCAGTTGCCGATGCTGGCACCTTCTGGTTTGGCATTATCTCAATCGCCGTCATCATCGTTGTTCAAAGTATTGAAGATTTCATCAATGTTCTCGGGTTTTTCGTCCAGCTCCTAACCGGGTTCCGCCTTGCGATGGGATTGCTGGTTTTGCTCGGAGTATCGGCAGTTTTTGTCGGTATCGGTGCGGTTATGTGGCGCCACAAATCCTATGCTGTTGTGGCTAGTGGTATTCATTATCGTGGCGGGGTAGTGATCAAGAAATACCAGCATGTGCGTTGGGATCGGATTCAATCAGTTGAGGTTGAACAAAAACTCTTCGGGCGAATCTTCGGGTTCGGCTCAGTTAAGGTCGAGGCGGCCGGCTTTGGTGAAGAACCAGTGGATTTAGGGTTACTCAAGGTTGATCAATGCCATCAGTTGCGCACTGAAATCCTTACCGGCTTGGCGCGCGTGCGTGAAAAACCAGCAGAGCACAGCTCTGATAGAGCCCCGGTGCTAAGCGACGGCGATAGCCGCGTTATGGCAGATAGTTCAACAGATACGGAACACCTCATCTATCAACTGTCAACGAGTCGGCTAGTATTTTCTACTGTGCTAACCGGGCATGCACTCTTTGCACTAGCTGGCCTCGTTGCTGCTGGAATTTGGCAATTTGTTTTCGATAACGGGTTGTCGATCGCATTCTTATTCATCATTCTAGGTTCGGTGTTCAGCTCAATTTCATATATTTCCACTTCGTATGGAACTAAACTCTTTGTGGCAAGTACCGGGTTAAAATCACGTCACGGGCTAACTAAGCTCGTTACCCGTTCACTGCCACCTACTCGCATCCATGCAGTTAGCATCAAACAACCGTTACTGTGGCGTCGTTTTGACTGGTGGCAGATTCGAGTCACAGTCGCCGGAGACTCCCTTAAAGAGGCAGCAAACGATGGAAACATCGGCGCTTTGGTGCCATGTGCTAGCCGTGAAGAAGTGTTAGCGGTAGTGGCAACGATTTTCCCCACATTGGGCAGTGATAATGATGCAGTATTAATGAACGAGCTGATGTATCGTCGAGGTGATAGCCAATATCTTCATACTCCACCGCGGCGAGCACGCTGGATCGATCCGATAGCTGGAACAGTTGGTGCCTATTTTGCCAATACTGAGGTTTTCGCAATCCGTCGCGGGCGATTCTGGCGCCAGGTACAACTCATATTCCAAGATCACACCCAGTCTACATCGCTCAACCAAGGCCCAATCCAACGATTCTTCGGGTTAGCCTCCATCGGTACTCATGTATTGCCTGGTCCGTGTGATGGTTACGTGAAGAATTTCGACGTAGACCAGATGCGTGAACTCCTCATTTACGAAAACGAACTCACCAAACAAGCACGCGCGGTCGAAGTAAGCGAAAGTATTGACGAATGGAAACGTCGTCTAGGGCTGATAGGAGCCGATCATCGTGACGATGCTGGAGAATAA
- a CDS encoding Rossmann-like and DUF2520 domain-containing protein — MLENKTGRMGIGIISAGKVGAGLGAAMRGAGHQIIGAYATSQASLERLELMLPGVAALDIPTIVERSEVILLAVPDDELPGLVHGLAQSGLWQAGQLLIHVAGRYGTNVLQPAIAQGTLGLAIHPAMTFTGTSLDIARLRGCPYAITAPAMLQPIGMALVNDMGGEGFIVSEGDRPLYHAALAHGANHVVTVITQATRLLNSIGLDNNYIRPLVTAALEGALSSGEALQTGPVVRGDSGTVSEHIATLETIGIEDQALADVLPAYRALARATAERALARRVITEDVFNEIRSKL, encoded by the coding sequence ATGCTGGAGAATAAAACAGGCCGAATGGGTATCGGCATTATTTCAGCAGGTAAAGTCGGTGCTGGACTCGGCGCAGCGATGCGCGGCGCTGGGCATCAGATCATTGGCGCTTACGCAACCTCCCAAGCCAGTCTGGAACGTTTGGAGCTGATGTTACCGGGGGTTGCGGCACTAGATATACCAACTATCGTAGAACGCAGTGAAGTAATTCTTTTAGCTGTGCCCGACGACGAACTTCCCGGCTTGGTTCACGGGCTGGCGCAAAGCGGTTTATGGCAAGCCGGTCAGCTCCTTATCCACGTAGCTGGACGATATGGTACCAACGTACTCCAACCGGCAATAGCCCAAGGAACACTTGGATTAGCTATCCATCCGGCAATGACTTTCACTGGCACCTCGCTCGATATTGCCCGGCTGCGTGGCTGCCCGTATGCGATCACTGCTCCGGCCATGCTCCAACCTATCGGCATGGCGCTGGTTAACGATATGGGTGGAGAAGGATTCATTGTCAGTGAAGGTGATCGCCCACTTTATCATGCGGCCCTAGCACACGGCGCAAACCATGTTGTCACTGTTATTACCCAGGCAACCCGGCTATTGAACAGTATTGGCCTAGATAACAACTATATTCGGCCGTTAGTTACAGCCGCACTCGAAGGTGCGTTGAGTTCAGGCGAGGCACTCCAAACCGGGCCAGTGGTTCGCGGTGATAGCGGAACGGTATCTGAACATATTGCCACCCTCGAAACGATTGGCATTGAAGATCAGGCACTGGCCGACGTCTTACCAGCATACCGAGCCCTTGCGCGCGCAACTGCTGAGCGTGCGTTGGCTCGCAGAGTTATCACTGAAGATGTGTTCAACGAAATTAGGAGTAAACTCTAA